In Methylobacterium sp. WL1, the sequence GCGCCCCAAGTTCATCTCGCTGCCCCTCCACGCCAATGGCTCGAACCTTAGCGCAGGCGCGTGACAACGAGGTTTTAGCGTTCGCTGCGTCGTCCAACCAACGAGCCGCCAGAAGCGGGGATACGGGACAAAAATCTTCGCGGCGCTCGCCTTATAGCCTGGATCGTCTTGCCGATCCCAATTTTAAGGCGAGGATCCGGCGGATCAGGGTTGCAGCAGCACCTTTCCCATCGCAGCCCGGCGGGTCAGCAGCCCGAACGCCTCCGGAAACTCGGCCAGCGGGTAGGTACCGTGAACCTGCGCGGTAAGCTGGCCCTCGGCGACCCAGGCCAGCAGCCGGCGCTGGTCGGCCCGGTGCGCCTCCGGCTCGCGGTCGAGGAAGGCGCCCCAGTGCACGCCCTGCACGTCGAGTTCCTTCAGGAGCATCAGGTTGAGCGGCAGCCGCGGGATGCCGCCGGCGGCGAAGCCGATGACGAGGTAGCGCCCACGCCAGGCCAGGGCGCGCAGGGCCGGCTCGGCGTAGTCGCCGCCGACCGCGTCGTAGACCACGTCGACCCCGCCGCCGCTGATCCGGCGCAACGCGTCCTTCAGGGTCGCGGGATCGTAGACCAGCGTCGCCTCGGCGCCGTGGGCGCGGGCGACCGCGAGTTTTTCCTCCGAGGAGGCGCAGGCGATCACCCGGGCGCCCATCAGCCGGCCGAGTTCCACCGCGGCGAGGCCGACGCCCCCGGAGGCGCCGAGCACGGCGAGCCACTCGCCCGGCTGGATGCGCGCCCGGTTGGCCAGCGCGTGCAGCGAGGTGCCGTACGTGATGGTGAGCCCGGCCGCCTGCGCGTCCGGCACGGCCTCCGGCACCGGCGTGAGCTTACCGGCATCGACGGCGATCAGCTCCGCGCAGCAGCCGTATCCGGCATGGACGATGACCCGGTCGCCGACGGAAACGCCTATGGCGCCCTCTCCCAGCGCCTCGACCACCCCGACGCCCTCGCCCCCCGGCGAGAACGGCAAGGGCGGCTTCACCTGGTAGCGGCCGGCCACGATCAACGTGTCGAAGAAGTTGAGGGCGGCGAGCCGGATCCGCACCAGGGCCTGCCCGGGGCCCGGCACCGGATCGGGGCGATCCACGATCTCCAGCTGCTCCGGCCCGTCGAGCCTCGTGCACAGCAGCGCCCGCATCCTGTCCTCCCGGTTGGTGTCCTTCGCTCTGTGAAGGCCCGGACCGGCGGCGGGGTCAAGCCGTCCCGATCATCTCGCGGATGCGGGCGCCCAGAACCTCGACTCCGAACGGCTTGGTGATCACCTGCATGCCGGGGGCGAGCGGGCCGTTGCCCAGCACGGCGTGCTCCGCGTAGCCGGTGATGAACAGCACCTTGAGGCCCGGACGCGTGACTCGGCCGGCCTCGGCCATCTGCCGCCCGTTCAGGCCGCCCGGCAGCCCGACATCGCTGACCAGAAGGTCGATGCGCA encodes:
- a CDS encoding NADPH:quinone oxidoreductase family protein translates to MRALLCTRLDGPEQLEIVDRPDPVPGPGQALVRIRLAALNFFDTLIVAGRYQVKPPLPFSPGGEGVGVVEALGEGAIGVSVGDRVIVHAGYGCCAELIAVDAGKLTPVPEAVPDAQAAGLTITYGTSLHALANRARIQPGEWLAVLGASGGVGLAAVELGRLMGARVIACASSEEKLAVARAHGAEATLVYDPATLKDALRRISGGGVDVVYDAVGGDYAEPALRALAWRGRYLVIGFAAGGIPRLPLNLMLLKELDVQGVHWGAFLDREPEAHRADQRRLLAWVAEGQLTAQVHGTYPLAEFPEAFGLLTRRAAMGKVLLQP